From Bradysia coprophila strain Holo2 unplaced genomic scaffold, BU_Bcop_v1 contig_324, whole genome shotgun sequence, the proteins below share one genomic window:
- the LOC119079473 gene encoding uncharacterized protein LOC119079473 isoform X3, producing MRKLAVNTGMSRPPKPISQAKRVAPPAVPDVYRHSGSSFGSAGYGSSEDAGGFLTVPDATSIIGIRDDHSDYGSTFSKSPGVLSNYVAPNAFTFPTAREPLTHKAAVYYHQQLALQEDQGIDLTQSPGRDSPGSSSGSAGSGSRHSTASLDSGRASSYHTQTSSSTRGALSSPRCSVSSCSIGSVDRMTSRTDHEIITDWLRELNYEDYAQLFSDAGYDMPTISRMTPEDLTAIGIKKPHHREKIKQHIDALQLPDNLPNNVPGSIEEWLRLLRLEEYVQPLFAQGYATVRDVTQLPWEDMEDIGIVKLGHQKKLLLAIKRVKDIMSGKWVLPGLTPMLCGSQQHAQQMVQWEQQNMMSQSPYNANEMENDIVLIKLRQPRGKSLESLEDPAERVNSGHLTFIRPTEAPYFCHQGVNILPNMMHQQYPQTIQQMPWRRSYDDGDITPTNEIALSSCDQQGGTLPRHHRSNVPRQQRSTGINSFGGLTSQQQQAMLAGDYTNENAMMCPTKCYGSHCATRSPGMLMSNRKQPPEPPRRQCSVVDQATSHLENLSLNQLNHSAYPLPHHHLQMHQKPQPHHFINANNIHHSVQPQPLYANYAGQTHQTTVEIHAEKPQDFKSNTSIDSIDAIPFANDNAGTIKQRVLNRSEMQSSMSSSSSSSSLATTVANISQSLHKTTNGAGTTTTPSPTLSSVSVSGSDGQKISNTIDSNVLNDIGNMLANLTDELDAMLEEEKRAGLNDSE from the exons ATGAGAAAACTTGCTG tgaATACTGGCATGTCCCGGCCTCCTAAACCGATATCACAAGCTAAACGAGTAGCTCCTCCAGCTGTGCCTGACGTTTATCGTCATTCAGGCAGTTCGTTCGGATCAGCTGGCTATGGTTCTTCAGAAGATGCTGGAGGATTTCTTACCGTTCCTGATGCAACAAGTATTATAGGAATTAGAG ATGATCACAGTGACTACGGCAGTACATTTTCCAAGAGTCCTGGTGTGCTGAGCAACTATGTGGCACCGAATGCGTTTACATTTCCCACGGCTCGAGAACCACTAACACACAAAGCTGCCGTTTACTATCATCAACAACTGGCGTTGCAAGAAGACCAAGGCATTGATTTAACTCAATCTCCCGGTCGAGATAGTCCTGGCAGCTCTTCGGGCTCGGCTGGATCTGGATCACGCCATTCGACAGCCAGTTTAGATTCCGGTCGTGCATCATCATATCATACGCAAACATCGTCGTCGACTAGAGGTGCACTGTCTTCGCCAAGATGCAGTGTCAGTTCGTGTTCCATTGGAAGTGTGGATCGTATGACTTCAAGAACG GATCATGAAATCATTACCGATTGGTTGAGAGAGCTCAACTACGAAGATTATGCTCAACTGTTTTCGGATGCCGGCTACGATATGCCGACCATAAGTCGAATGACACCGGAGGATCTAACAGCTATAGGTATCAAGAAGCCACATCATCGTGAAAAAATCAAGCAACACATTGATGCTCTACAGTTACCCGATAATCTACCGAATAATGTGCCT GGTTCAATTGAGGAATGGTTGCGACTGCTACGACTGGAAGAATATGTGCAACCGCTTTTTGCGCAAGGCTACGCAACTGTACGTGATGTGACCCAGTTGCCATGGGAAGATATGGAGGACATTGGTATTGTTAAACTAGGCcatcaaaagaaattattgCTTGCCATAAAACGTGTTAAGGATATTATGAGTGGTAAATGGGTTTTGCCGGGATTGACTCCGATGCTATGTGGCAGTCAG CAGCACGCCCAACAGATGGTACAATGGGAACAACAAAATATGATGTCACAAAGTCCGTACAATGccaatgaaatggaaaatgatatCGTCTTGATCAAG CTTCGCCAGCCTCGGGGCAAATCTTTGGAATCATTGGAAGATCCAGCCGAACGTGTTAACAGTGGCCATTTAACGTTCATACGACCGACTGAAGCTCCGTATTTCTGTCATCAAGGTGTTAACATTTTGCCAAACATGATGCACCAACAGTATCCACAAACAATTCAACAAATG CCATGGCGTAGATCTTACGATGATGGAGATATAACTCCGACAAATGAAATTGCTCTAAGCAGTTGCGATCAACAGGGTGGCACACTTCCACGCCATCATCGTAGCAACGTGCCGCGTCAACAGCGATCGACTGGAATCAATAGTTTTGGAGGATTAACTTCACAACAGCAGCAAGCAATGTTGGCTGGTGATTATACAAACGAAAATGCGATGATGTGTCCAACAAAG TGCTATGGTTCTCATTGTGCTACCCGTTCCCCTGGTATGCTAATGTCTAATCGAAAACAACCACCAGAACCGCCCCGAAGGCAGTGTTCCGTAGTTGATCAAGCAACTAGCcatttagaaaatttgtcgTTGAATCAATTGAATCATTCAGCGTATCCGTTGCCACACCATCATTTACAAATGCATCAGAAACCGCAGCCACATCATTTCATCAACGCGAACAATATACACCATTCCGTGCAGCCACAGCCTTTGTATGCAAATTATGCGGGCCAGACTCATCAGACCACAGTGGAAATTCATGCAGAAAAACCGCAAGATTTCAAA TCAAACACAAGTATTGACTCGATCGACGCAATACCATTCGCAAACGACAATGCTGGCACGATAAAGCAACGTGTTCTCAATCGTAGTGAAATGCAATCGTCTATGTCTTCATCGTCCTCGTCGTCGTCGTTGGCAACAACAGTCGCGAATATAAGTCAATCGCTGCATAAAACCACCAACGGAGCTGGTACGACAACCACACCGTCGCCCACATTGTCGTCGGTAAGTGTTAGTGGAAGTGATGGACAAAAGATCTCGAACACCATCGATTCAAATGTGCTCAATGACATTGGTAATATGTTGGCAAATTTAACCGATGAACTGGACGCAATGCTGGAGGAGGAGAAACGTGCAGGTCTTAACGACAGTGAGTAG